A DNA window from Hordeum vulgare subsp. vulgare chromosome 1H, MorexV3_pseudomolecules_assembly, whole genome shotgun sequence contains the following coding sequences:
- the LOC123398292 gene encoding uncharacterized protein LOC123398292, translated as MEARYAELRRAVEETAVVDAHAHNLVDTASSFPFLRCFSEADGDALAFAPHSLSFKRSLKDIAALYGCEASLEKVEEFRKSQGLSSIGSKCFQAANISTILVDDGIAFDKMLELEAHKEFVPTVGRVLRIEWLAETIINDDSFSGSSWTLDSFTETFEAKLKSVASKVVGLKSIAAYRSGLEIDPCVSKTDAEDGLRQLQRWLKI; from the exons ATGGAGGCCAGGTACGCGGAGCTGCGACGCgcggtggaggagacggcggtgGTGGACGCGCACGCGCACAACCTCGTCGACACGGCGtcctccttccccttcctccGCTGCTTCTCCGAGGCCGACGGCGACGCGCTCGCCTTCGCTCCCCACTCCCTCTCCTTCAAG AGAAGCCTCAAGGACATCGCCGCCTTGTACGGCTGTGAAGCCTCACTTGAGAAGGTGGAAGAGTTCAGGAAGTCCCAAGGGCTGTCGTCTATCGGTTCGAAATGCTTCCAAGCTGCCAATATATCCACCATCCTCGTGGACGACGGCATAGCATTTGATAAAATGCTAGAGCTGGAAGCCCACAAGGAATTTGTTCCCACAGTCGGCAGAGTTCTGAGAATCGAATGGCTGGCGGAAACAATTATTAATGAT GATTCATTCAGTGGATCAAGCTGGACGTTGGACTCATTCACTGAAACTTTTGAGGCTAAGCTCAAATC AGTTGCCAGTAAAGTTGTTGGGTTGAAAAGCATTGCTGCATACAGAAGTGGCTTAGAGATTGATCCATGTGTTAGCAAGACAGATGCAGAGGATGGTCTTCGTCAGCTGCAGAGATG GTTGAAAATTTAA